The Antarcticibacterium sp. 1MA-6-2 genome has a window encoding:
- a CDS encoding sulfotransferase domain-containing protein → MESLHSTYTWNHVFPEVPKRIFDSVPNVKLIYLLRDPIDRIISHLHHDLYRGRFKYKNVDEVVLADSNYVQISQYYTQLSYYLQYFDMENILIMETSSLQKDTNQALNEICRFLGAQQFDFSKWIKARNQSSRKYLIRYYDIAHKYLPRQMSRLYHLLFYVANEKIARPILSETTLLELKYRLATDINELKKISGKEFKSWKTYNSIDLKNEVVINTSEKSY, encoded by the coding sequence ATGGAGAGTCTACACTCTACTTATACCTGGAACCACGTATTTCCTGAAGTGCCTAAAAGAATTTTTGATTCTGTTCCCAATGTTAAACTTATTTATCTTTTAAGAGATCCAATTGACAGAATAATTTCTCATTTACATCACGACCTGTACAGGGGAAGGTTTAAGTATAAAAATGTTGATGAGGTCGTTTTGGCTGATTCCAACTATGTTCAGATTAGCCAGTATTATACCCAATTAAGTTATTATCTGCAGTACTTTGATATGGAAAATATCCTTATCATGGAAACAAGTTCTTTGCAAAAGGATACAAATCAGGCATTGAACGAAATTTGCAGATTTTTAGGAGCACAACAATTTGACTTCTCGAAATGGATTAAGGCCCGAAACCAAAGTTCCCGAAAATATCTCATTCGTTACTATGATATTGCTCACAAATATTTGCCGCGGCAAATGTCAAGACTGTATCATTTATTGTTCTACGTTGCAAATGAAAAAATAGCAAGACCAATATTGAGCGAGACCACTCTTTTAGAACTTAAATACAGATTAGCTACTGACATTAACGAACTAAAAAAGATTTCAGGAAAGGAGTTCAAAAGCTGGAAGACTTATAATTCAATTGACTTAAAAAACGAGGTGGTTATAAATACTTCAGAAAAGTCGTATTGA